The following coding sequences lie in one Klebsiella huaxiensis genomic window:
- a CDS encoding DUF4132 domain-containing protein produces MHHTVTLPWLADDAQLELIFKKGKEPLSHRRWPGEPVPPIVEGRIQALANDIPSRYQHIRVPTWDYEKCTPEWQQAIALALSYMGEAKPAMSACAMAVLTRLAEDDSPELLDEIVQLHGVEYATEVVIARQNIKVMQNEHRPPNIVLCHPDKESGSGFRSYTYNAFDLRLRKHLSLAQETVWQRCADKLAAALPDVPLHRQPFIALLLPERPEIANEIAELHNQRCYYRASKEWLKAVATTPAALAELEEYWERDIFTDREGSDMYSENRYGYAACAAVLREQGLAAVPRMAVYAHKDDCGSLLVQINHPQVIRLLLLVADKNKPSQERVAKFAKKFPASTLAALAELLALPIPPARPGYPGIEEKKLPQQQKKRAEGWRMLLQALLNTHPQLAEEVTPWLSSQALALLATCQQLPSSGVTTTTDNASLPEILLSPPWRGKKKKAASPRLELPVLQVAPQEYWQQGEREALATSKPACFFNDLPLSERLTRKKEMVLQELGFEHMDYLFHQYTLNGQQSHLEPWDSIFRNKPVWCEAAIRALRNGDSKTLLQAWQSHLDTGYKPNDCWNLYLLMQLPREQAATLWQRINEENFKFVGAEYMLSILGTDALPGLQLALQHRSKEIFPLLIHIGATELALPVARLWRRFQAQSNLARQWLLQWPEHAATALIPLAFDKAGDSREAAINALRLLYQQGHEALLQTVALRWNEPPLWAALKLLLTQDPLDNYPARTPKAPDFWQPALWRRPRLISNDQPLTDDALEILGEMLRFAQGGHHYCGLDIVKAACQPQSLSAFAWDLFNAWQSTGAPAKENWAFQTLGIFGDESTVRCLTALILAWPQEGKSARAASGLHILTRIGSDMSLLQLHHISQRAKSRPLRESAEQYLKEVAEARDLSEEQLQDRLTPTLGLDDARALTFDFGTRSFSVRFDENLLPVIYDQQGARQKSIPRLRAEDEQTKAVEALTRLKGLKKDATQVAKRLLPHLESALRLARRWSRAEFQALFVDHPLTSHLTRRLVWGVYTPNEPRRLLNAFRVAAEGEFCDSLDETIALPEDAVFGIAHPLEMGDKTCAAFEQILNDYLLLQPFRQLARRTVLLTPSEAGSSKLMRWQGKSTTCGQLLGIRSRGWWQANENCFCYDLSQHRLILEVTPGFVHYNIDAKASQQFGTITLYRDERPAAFSQLDSQDLSEALSTVDIIFR; encoded by the coding sequence ATGCACCACACAGTAACCCTGCCATGGCTGGCGGATGACGCACAGCTGGAATTGATCTTTAAAAAGGGCAAAGAACCGTTAAGCCACCGCCGCTGGCCGGGCGAGCCGGTGCCGCCGATAGTGGAAGGCCGTATTCAAGCGCTGGCGAACGATATTCCCTCACGGTATCAGCATATTCGGGTTCCCACCTGGGACTATGAAAAATGTACGCCGGAGTGGCAGCAGGCGATTGCGCTGGCGCTCAGCTATATGGGCGAAGCAAAACCGGCGATGTCCGCGTGCGCGATGGCGGTGCTCACCAGACTAGCGGAAGACGATAGCCCTGAGCTACTGGATGAAATTGTCCAGTTGCACGGCGTCGAGTACGCCACTGAGGTGGTGATTGCCCGGCAAAACATCAAGGTGATGCAGAACGAGCATCGACCGCCAAATATTGTGCTTTGTCACCCGGACAAAGAAAGCGGCAGCGGTTTTCGCTCCTATACCTACAACGCCTTCGATCTACGTCTTCGCAAACATCTTTCGCTGGCGCAAGAAACTGTATGGCAGCGCTGTGCCGATAAGCTCGCTGCCGCGCTGCCAGACGTTCCGCTTCATCGCCAGCCGTTTATCGCCCTGCTGTTGCCGGAACGGCCGGAGATCGCCAATGAAATCGCCGAACTTCACAATCAGAGGTGCTACTATCGAGCCTCGAAAGAGTGGCTAAAAGCCGTTGCCACCACTCCAGCCGCGCTAGCTGAGCTGGAGGAGTATTGGGAACGCGATATTTTTACCGATCGCGAAGGTAGCGATATGTATTCCGAAAACCGTTACGGCTACGCCGCCTGTGCCGCTGTTCTGCGCGAGCAGGGGCTGGCGGCGGTTCCTCGAATGGCGGTCTACGCGCACAAAGACGACTGCGGCAGCCTGCTGGTGCAAATTAACCATCCTCAAGTTATTCGGCTGTTACTGCTGGTAGCGGACAAAAACAAACCCAGCCAGGAACGCGTCGCTAAATTTGCCAAAAAATTCCCCGCCTCGACGCTGGCGGCGCTGGCAGAACTGCTGGCGCTGCCGATCCCCCCTGCACGTCCAGGCTATCCTGGAATTGAAGAGAAAAAGCTCCCGCAGCAGCAGAAAAAACGCGCTGAGGGCTGGCGAATGCTGCTTCAGGCGCTGCTAAATACACACCCGCAGCTGGCTGAAGAAGTCACTCCCTGGTTAAGTTCGCAGGCGCTGGCCCTGCTGGCAACCTGTCAACAATTGCCTTCTTCAGGCGTAACGACAACCACCGATAACGCCAGCCTGCCGGAAATTCTGCTCTCGCCGCCGTGGCGCGGCAAAAAGAAAAAAGCCGCCAGCCCGCGCCTGGAGCTTCCCGTACTCCAGGTTGCTCCGCAGGAATACTGGCAGCAGGGGGAAAGAGAGGCGCTGGCCACCAGTAAGCCAGCCTGTTTCTTTAACGACCTGCCGTTGAGCGAACGACTCACCCGCAAAAAAGAGATGGTATTACAGGAGTTGGGCTTTGAGCATATGGATTATCTGTTCCACCAATACACCCTGAACGGACAACAAAGCCATTTAGAACCGTGGGATAGTATCTTCCGTAATAAACCGGTGTGGTGTGAAGCCGCTATTCGGGCACTTCGTAACGGTGATAGTAAAACGCTACTACAAGCCTGGCAAAGCCATCTGGATACGGGCTATAAACCCAACGACTGCTGGAATCTTTATCTGCTGATGCAGTTGCCCCGCGAACAGGCTGCGACGCTGTGGCAGCGCATCAATGAAGAGAACTTCAAATTCGTTGGGGCCGAATATATGCTGAGCATCCTCGGGACAGATGCCCTGCCCGGCCTGCAACTGGCGCTTCAGCATCGGTCAAAAGAGATCTTTCCGCTGCTGATTCATATCGGTGCGACGGAACTGGCGCTACCGGTCGCCCGCCTCTGGCGACGTTTCCAGGCGCAGAGCAACCTCGCACGCCAGTGGCTACTGCAATGGCCGGAACATGCCGCCACTGCGCTAATCCCGCTGGCGTTCGACAAAGCGGGCGATAGCCGCGAAGCAGCCATTAACGCCCTGCGCCTGCTGTACCAGCAAGGTCACGAAGCGCTGCTGCAAACGGTCGCCCTGCGCTGGAACGAACCACCGTTGTGGGCGGCCCTGAAGCTACTCCTGACGCAGGATCCGCTGGACAACTACCCGGCCCGGACGCCGAAAGCGCCGGACTTCTGGCAGCCCGCGCTTTGGCGCAGGCCGCGACTGATCAGTAACGACCAGCCGCTAACCGACGACGCATTGGAAATCCTCGGCGAGATGCTGCGCTTCGCCCAGGGCGGCCATCATTACTGCGGGCTGGATATTGTCAAAGCCGCCTGTCAGCCCCAGTCGCTGTCCGCTTTTGCCTGGGATCTGTTTAACGCCTGGCAAAGCACAGGGGCTCCCGCCAAAGAGAACTGGGCATTTCAGACGCTGGGCATCTTCGGTGATGAAAGCACCGTACGCTGCCTGACTGCGCTAATCCTCGCCTGGCCGCAGGAGGGGAAATCGGCCCGCGCCGCCAGCGGGCTGCATATCCTCACCCGCATCGGCAGTGATATGTCATTGCTCCAGCTGCACCATATCTCGCAGCGCGCCAAATCACGCCCGCTGCGCGAGAGCGCGGAACAGTATCTTAAAGAGGTTGCCGAAGCGCGTGACCTGAGCGAAGAGCAACTGCAAGACCGGCTGACGCCGACGCTGGGGCTGGATGATGCGCGGGCGCTGACCTTTGACTTTGGTACCCGTAGCTTTAGCGTGCGCTTTGATGAAAACCTGCTGCCGGTGATATACGACCAGCAGGGAGCGCGGCAAAAAAGTATTCCGCGCCTGCGTGCCGAGGATGAGCAGACCAAAGCAGTGGAAGCGCTGACCCGACTGAAAGGCCTGAAAAAAGATGCAACCCAGGTAGCAAAACGCCTGCTGCCGCACCTGGAAAGTGCGCTACGGCTAGCGCGGCGCTGGAGTCGAGCTGAGTTTCAGGCGCTGTTTGTTGACCATCCGCTGACCAGCCATCTGACCCGGCGCTTAGTGTGGGGAGTTTACACACCGAATGAACCACGACGTCTGCTCAACGCCTTTCGCGTCGCAGCAGAGGGCGAATTCTGCGATAGCCTGGATGAAACTATCGCCCTGCCGGAGGATGCTGTGTTCGGCATCGCTCATCCACTGGAAATGGGTGATAAAACGTGCGCGGCGTTCGAACAAATCCTCAACGACTACCTGCTGTTGCAGCCCTTCCGCCAGCTGGCGCGCCGTACGGTGCTGCTGACGCCATCAGAAGCGGGCAGCAGCAAACTGATGCGCTGGCAGGGAAAATCGACCACCTGCGGGCAGCTGTTGGGGATCCGCAGCCGCGGCTGGTGGCAGGCTAACGAAAACTGTTTCTGTTACGACCTCTCGCAGCATCGGCTGATACTGGAGGTTACGCCAGGGTTTGTTCACTACAACATCGACGCCAAAGCAAGCCAGCAGTTCGGCACCATTACGCTCTATCGCGACGAACGCCCCGCCGCCTTCTCGCAGCTTGATTCTCAGGATCTTAGCGAGGCGCTAAGCACGGTGGATATTATTTTCCGCTAA
- a CDS encoding DUF4132 domain-containing protein, translating into MKTFIYHDEKSHKFWAVEQQDNELHLSWGKVGTNGQSQIKTFADSVAASKAELKLINEKTKKGYVEDTAAVQPTVASQPSEPAATIAAPQPEHVPTPVDVSRPWLADDAELPLSDELLAQALPSRLFPGEPIAAPEDSELMNLGKEIHKQSGKTVTFNNANCSAYWQQVINEALTDGQLSPAALAVQVAVATRRGWRSGDNPELMDEIVYVYGLEYAVEMFIALQHIEFEYNYQTVQVTFLAEPVSARGAGMFDVRLRAHLALADEPLWQRCVDKLIAALPDMPIGQQPLVALLLPERPDIAHDIARRVMAHKNIRTAEWLKLVARDPQVVKALEPYQAENLFNDYYHGSVWNATVMREQGVAGISRFAPYVHDDLCGELISYVNHPQALTQLIRVSEQGKRCHERMTQACTRFPHAALAALAELLTQKEEKRWRIMLMTQLSARPELVAQIAPWISSQAATLLETCQQKLNQQTDCASDDMLPPVLVSPPWAAKKKKSPIPQLDLSPLALDPVCMLTEEAGKQLLEQRSWYAQQVELSRGKDEKNYLTRLGSFQRWNGNSYDDAPDSVLSAWQRQDYPALIAEFKAHHGSSSREWAVYMLNALPTEQAIVAWNALSKEPHTGAEYVMTYLRLAGLPGFIHSLSRYPQENLSVAIWFAASELAPMVARAFNKLKTVRDAAREWLLAYPEHAITGLLPAAFGKSGEAQDSARQAMRLLVDNGHQPLLEQVAQRYNQPEVMEAVNALLSLDPLDNHPTKIPALPAFYQPAFWTRPQLRENGQALPDAALKSLGEMLRFPVEEGIYPGLQQVKDLCTAESLAAFAWDLFSAWQTAGAPSKESWAFSALGIFGNDDTARALTPLIRVWPGESQHKRATVGLDILAAIGTDIALMQLNGIAQKLKFKALQERAREKIGDIAESRELTVAELEDRLAPDLGLNDDGTLTLDFGPRRFIVSFDEALKPFVRDENGSRLKDLPKPNKSDDDTLATESVNRYKALKKDARTIAAQQIARMESAMCQRRRWTSENFHLFLVSHPLVRHLTRRLVWGVYGADNKLQACFRVAEDNSYSTADDDLFTLPDGEIRIGIPHVLEIPEGDAAAFGQLFADYELLPPFRQLDRNCYTLTPAELSASELTRWAGRKCPSGRVMGLANKGWLRGDPQDGGWIGWMLKPLGQWTLVMEIDEGFAVGMSPDELSAEQLLSKLWLWEGKAHQYGWGNNGPQTATFSVLDSVSASELINDIDALFE; encoded by the coding sequence ATGAAAACGTTCATTTATCACGACGAAAAATCTCACAAATTTTGGGCAGTAGAGCAGCAGGACAACGAGCTGCATCTGAGCTGGGGCAAGGTCGGCACCAACGGTCAGAGTCAGATTAAAACCTTTGCCGATAGCGTCGCGGCCAGCAAAGCCGAGCTGAAGCTGATTAACGAAAAAACTAAAAAAGGCTATGTTGAAGATACCGCCGCTGTGCAACCCACCGTTGCCAGCCAGCCTTCTGAGCCAGCCGCCACGATAGCAGCCCCACAGCCGGAACACGTTCCCACGCCTGTTGACGTTAGCCGCCCGTGGTTGGCGGACGATGCTGAATTGCCGTTGTCGGATGAACTACTTGCGCAAGCGCTCCCTTCGCGCCTCTTCCCCGGCGAACCGATTGCTGCGCCTGAGGACAGTGAACTGATGAACCTCGGCAAGGAGATCCACAAACAATCTGGTAAAACCGTCACCTTCAATAACGCCAACTGCTCCGCATACTGGCAGCAAGTCATCAATGAAGCTCTCACCGATGGCCAGCTATCACCGGCCGCGCTGGCAGTTCAGGTCGCAGTGGCAACTCGCCGCGGCTGGCGCAGCGGTGACAATCCCGAACTGATGGACGAAATTGTTTACGTCTACGGGCTGGAATATGCCGTTGAGATGTTTATCGCCCTACAGCACATTGAATTTGAATATAATTATCAAACCGTTCAGGTCACCTTTCTCGCAGAACCAGTCTCAGCTCGTGGAGCGGGTATGTTCGACGTTCGCCTGCGTGCGCATCTGGCCCTTGCCGATGAACCACTCTGGCAGCGCTGCGTGGACAAACTCATCGCCGCATTGCCGGATATGCCTATCGGCCAACAGCCGCTGGTCGCGTTATTGCTGCCGGAACGCCCGGATATCGCCCACGACATCGCCCGCCGGGTGATGGCGCACAAAAATATCAGAACGGCAGAATGGCTGAAGCTGGTTGCCCGCGACCCGCAGGTCGTCAAAGCGCTGGAGCCTTACCAGGCGGAAAATCTGTTTAACGATTATTACCACGGCAGCGTCTGGAACGCGACGGTGATGCGCGAACAAGGTGTCGCCGGAATCTCCCGCTTTGCGCCCTACGTTCACGATGACCTGTGCGGCGAGCTGATAAGCTACGTTAATCATCCGCAGGCCCTGACGCAGCTGATCCGCGTGAGTGAACAAGGAAAACGCTGCCATGAACGGATGACTCAAGCCTGCACCCGTTTCCCACATGCGGCGCTGGCGGCATTAGCTGAACTGCTGACACAAAAAGAAGAGAAACGCTGGCGCATTATGCTGATGACCCAGTTGAGCGCCCGACCGGAACTGGTTGCGCAGATCGCGCCATGGATCTCTTCGCAGGCCGCAACGCTGCTGGAAACCTGCCAGCAGAAACTCAATCAGCAGACCGACTGCGCCAGTGACGATATGCTACCGCCGGTGCTGGTTTCCCCGCCGTGGGCGGCGAAAAAGAAAAAGTCCCCTATTCCCCAACTGGATTTATCACCACTGGCCTTAGACCCGGTCTGCATGCTGACGGAAGAGGCGGGCAAGCAGCTTCTCGAACAACGTAGCTGGTATGCCCAACAGGTGGAACTAAGCAGAGGGAAAGATGAAAAAAACTACCTGACGCGCTTAGGTAGTTTTCAGCGCTGGAATGGCAATAGTTATGACGACGCCCCCGATTCCGTACTTAGCGCCTGGCAAAGGCAGGATTATCCCGCGCTGATTGCCGAGTTTAAGGCCCACCACGGTTCTTCCTCACGCGAATGGGCAGTCTATATGCTCAACGCGCTGCCCACCGAGCAGGCAATCGTGGCCTGGAACGCTCTGAGCAAAGAGCCGCACACCGGCGCGGAATACGTAATGACGTATCTGCGTCTTGCCGGGCTGCCGGGCTTTATCCATTCTCTCTCACGTTACCCGCAAGAGAACTTATCCGTCGCTATCTGGTTTGCCGCCAGTGAACTGGCCCCAATGGTCGCTCGCGCCTTTAACAAACTTAAAACGGTGCGCGATGCTGCCCGCGAGTGGCTGCTGGCTTATCCGGAGCATGCCATTACCGGCCTGCTGCCCGCTGCCTTTGGTAAATCAGGCGAAGCGCAGGATAGTGCCCGACAGGCGATGCGTCTACTGGTAGACAACGGCCATCAGCCTCTGCTTGAGCAGGTCGCACAACGCTACAATCAGCCGGAGGTGATGGAGGCAGTTAACGCCCTACTCTCACTCGATCCGCTGGATAACCATCCGACCAAAATTCCAGCCCTGCCCGCGTTTTACCAACCCGCATTCTGGACGCGCCCGCAACTGCGTGAAAACGGCCAGGCTCTCCCGGACGCAGCATTAAAATCGCTCGGTGAAATGCTGCGCTTCCCGGTAGAAGAAGGCATTTACCCCGGCTTACAGCAGGTGAAAGATCTCTGCACTGCCGAGTCACTCGCCGCCTTCGCCTGGGATCTGTTCAGCGCCTGGCAAACCGCCGGAGCGCCATCCAAAGAGAGCTGGGCCTTTAGCGCGCTGGGAATTTTCGGCAACGACGACACCGCGCGAGCGTTAACGCCGCTGATCCGCGTCTGGCCGGGTGAATCCCAGCATAAACGCGCCACGGTCGGGCTAGATATTCTCGCCGCGATCGGCACGGATATCGCCCTGATGCAGCTTAACGGCATCGCCCAGAAGCTGAAGTTCAAAGCCTTACAGGAGCGCGCACGGGAAAAAATCGGCGATATCGCCGAGAGTCGCGAACTTACCGTTGCCGAGCTGGAAGACCGCCTCGCTCCGGATCTCGGATTGAACGATGATGGAACGTTAACCCTCGATTTTGGCCCGCGGCGCTTTATCGTTAGCTTTGATGAGGCGCTCAAACCATTCGTGCGCGATGAAAACGGCAGTCGTCTGAAAGACCTGCCAAAACCCAATAAGAGTGATGATGACACGCTGGCAACAGAGTCAGTTAATCGCTACAAAGCGCTGAAAAAAGATGCCCGCACGATTGCCGCCCAACAAATCGCGCGGATGGAGTCCGCCATGTGCCAGCGCCGCCGCTGGACGTCGGAGAACTTCCACCTGTTCCTGGTGAGTCATCCGCTGGTACGCCATCTTACCCGTCGTCTGGTATGGGGCGTCTATGGTGCCGACAACAAACTGCAGGCCTGCTTCCGCGTTGCCGAAGACAACAGCTACAGCACCGCCGATGACGATCTCTTTACCCTGCCGGACGGCGAGATCCGCATCGGTATTCCGCACGTACTGGAAATACCTGAGGGAGACGCCGCCGCCTTCGGTCAACTGTTCGCCGATTACGAACTGCTGCCACCGTTCCGTCAGCTCGATCGCAACTGCTACACCCTGACGCCCGCTGAACTGTCTGCCTCAGAGCTGACCCGCTGGGCCGGGCGCAAATGTCCGAGCGGTCGGGTAATGGGGCTGGCGAATAAAGGCTGGCTGCGCGGCGACCCACAGGACGGTGGCTGGATTGGCTGGATGCTCAAACCGCTGGGACAGTGGACGCTGGTGATGGAAATTGACGAAGGCTTCGCCGTGGGCATGTCACCGGACGAACTGAGCGCCGAGCAGCTGTTAAGCAAACTCTGGCTATGGGAAGGCAAAGCGCACCAGTACGGCTGGGGCAACAACGGTCCGCAAACAGCAACGTTTTCCGTACTGGATAGCGTCAGCGCCAGCGAACTGATTAACGACATTGATGCGTTATTTGAATAG
- a CDS encoding DUF4132 domain-containing protein, producing MRSFIYQDEKSHKFWAVEQQGNELHLSWGKVGTSGQSQIKTFADSATAAKAKQKLIGEKTRKGYAENTAAEKHPPQAVASQSNDRPWLADDALIPLTEEIGWFAFHHRNRSRPFNTTPDGNQIWQSITRNDKATFRPSDYHFTSPVWEQAYVELHQRIKHNQSTGSLFSEAALLGQMGYYSDDLIDLFVTQYGLETTVEIACHTLQVTCEYDDDLEKTVVGSDFPVNEIEYLPDWHPRLCHHLSLAPEEEWQRCVQKLIAAIPGLSPSMQPFAALMLPERPDIANEIVLRFAAEEIPAMAWLKMVVDAPSALTTLEKYPLPPLYSHLLPYVATLIANHGMIGVSQLVNDLDEKEASTQLPELEATDYFTKWLAKTNHPDALKILILGAGNKNKRLGYLSKASQKYPHAAIAAYASLLTSDEDPIWRRALTVLISAEPARVEQVLPWIDAHAAETLTTTQSLSDSSAEYASPETLPEILVSPPWLKQNQKSTSPVFKLLVLPVVSTLSLTPAIAEELSGYDYSDYQSQFNYADLPPFESYRWEKVTEPFTPEQNFLWRLGFENWQQLDPGTSQKMPIPQNAITALQCNDYATLINEFHQYTGKRYSQWKLHLLAWMPRGQALALLDALADEPHKGEEGILPIFGIDALPIFVRYLKNDRQSLWPFTPYCGTTDLALPMAQNFSRKKTLREDARSWLLEYPEHAIAGLLPAALGKACKDRDDAQQALRLLADNNHRSLITQIAQRYQQPEIIAALGDFLDVGDFHDFPAKIQPLPEFYQFALWRRPQLKSSGLPLPDDAMRYLGDMLNFPREVKLYAGLNTVKSICTPTSLANFAWDLFNAWIEAGGPSKTNWGFTTLAFFGNDDTARALTPLIRAWPGESQHQRAALGLDILAEIGSDIALMLLNGIAQKIKFAALQENAQNKIQQIAESRGLTIAEMEDRLAPDLALDDSGSLTLDFGPRRFTVSFDEALKPFVRDESHSRLKDLPKPNKSDDETLAAAAVNRYKSLKKDARTVAAQQIMRLESAMCLRRRWTPEQFRQFLVEHPLVRHITRRLVWGVYSEENTLLTCFRVAEDNSYSDAEDNPFSLPEGQIGIPHVLEMAPEDTASFGQLFADYELLPPFRQLDRNHYSLTESECDAMELNRWNGRQCQAGRIVGLERKGWQRIEESGSTSGMYKPSTCGDIVLVTEPFSLLYGETGYDELIPLDMVKIVAEDDIYFGKPAFAFSTLDAIAASELINDIESLFD from the coding sequence ATGAGATCTTTTATTTATCAGGACGAAAAATCACATAAATTCTGGGCGGTGGAGCAGCAAGGTAACGAGCTGCATCTGAGCTGGGGCAAGGTCGGCACCAGCGGTCAGAGCCAGATTAAAACCTTTGCCGATAGCGCCACTGCCGCAAAAGCCAAACAGAAACTGATTGGTGAGAAAACAAGAAAAGGCTATGCAGAAAATACCGCGGCGGAAAAACACCCACCCCAGGCAGTCGCCAGCCAATCTAATGACCGACCCTGGCTCGCTGATGATGCCCTTATACCTCTAACGGAGGAGATCGGCTGGTTTGCTTTCCATCACCGTAACCGCTCCAGACCGTTTAATACCACACCGGATGGCAATCAAATTTGGCAAAGCATTACCAGGAATGATAAAGCCACATTCAGGCCATCCGACTACCATTTTACATCACCTGTCTGGGAACAGGCTTACGTTGAGCTACACCAACGGATTAAACATAACCAATCCACCGGAAGCCTGTTTTCTGAAGCGGCTCTTCTCGGGCAAATGGGCTATTATTCTGATGATTTAATCGACCTCTTTGTGACGCAATACGGACTTGAAACCACGGTTGAGATCGCCTGTCATACCCTGCAAGTGACATGCGAGTACGATGATGACCTTGAGAAAACTGTCGTAGGTAGCGACTTTCCTGTTAACGAAATAGAATATCTGCCCGACTGGCACCCGCGCTTGTGTCATCATCTTTCATTAGCACCTGAGGAAGAGTGGCAGCGCTGCGTCCAAAAGCTGATTGCGGCTATTCCTGGGCTTTCCCCCTCTATGCAGCCGTTTGCCGCATTGATGTTGCCAGAGCGCCCGGATATCGCCAACGAGATAGTATTGCGTTTCGCCGCCGAAGAGATCCCGGCAATGGCGTGGTTGAAAATGGTCGTCGATGCCCCTTCAGCACTGACGACGCTAGAAAAATACCCGTTGCCTCCGCTTTACTCTCACCTTCTCCCCTATGTTGCCACATTGATAGCCAACCATGGCATGATCGGGGTAAGTCAACTCGTTAACGATTTGGACGAAAAGGAAGCAAGCACCCAATTACCTGAGCTTGAAGCTACTGACTATTTCACTAAGTGGTTAGCTAAAACGAACCATCCGGATGCGCTTAAGATATTAATTCTTGGTGCCGGCAACAAAAATAAGCGTCTGGGATATTTAAGTAAGGCCAGTCAAAAATATCCTCATGCAGCCATTGCCGCTTATGCATCGCTGCTGACGAGCGATGAAGATCCGATCTGGCGCAGAGCGCTAACGGTACTCATCAGCGCTGAACCAGCTCGGGTAGAGCAAGTTCTGCCATGGATTGACGCACACGCCGCAGAAACGTTAACCACGACGCAATCGCTTAGCGATTCATCAGCAGAATATGCCAGCCCGGAGACCCTACCAGAAATACTGGTATCCCCACCGTGGCTAAAGCAAAATCAAAAAAGCACATCACCCGTATTCAAGCTATTGGTGCTCCCCGTCGTTTCTACGCTGAGCCTGACGCCGGCAATAGCGGAAGAACTCAGTGGCTACGATTACAGTGATTACCAATCCCAATTCAATTACGCGGACCTACCGCCATTTGAAAGCTATCGTTGGGAAAAAGTGACAGAGCCATTCACCCCGGAACAAAACTTTCTGTGGCGTCTGGGATTTGAAAACTGGCAACAGTTAGACCCTGGCACATCGCAAAAAATGCCCATTCCGCAAAATGCTATCACAGCCCTGCAATGCAATGACTACGCCACCTTGATAAATGAATTCCATCAGTATACGGGTAAGCGGTATTCGCAATGGAAACTGCATCTGCTGGCCTGGATGCCGCGCGGGCAAGCATTAGCCCTGCTGGATGCTCTAGCTGATGAACCTCACAAAGGCGAAGAGGGGATCTTACCCATTTTTGGCATCGATGCCCTGCCGATATTTGTCCGTTATCTTAAAAACGATCGCCAGTCGCTGTGGCCGTTTACCCCCTATTGCGGCACAACCGATTTGGCACTACCGATGGCACAAAACTTCAGCCGCAAAAAAACGCTACGCGAAGACGCCCGCAGTTGGCTACTTGAGTATCCCGAACATGCCATTGCCGGGTTATTGCCCGCAGCGCTAGGAAAAGCGTGCAAAGACAGGGACGATGCTCAACAAGCTTTGCGATTACTGGCCGATAATAATCACCGTTCTCTGATAACCCAAATAGCACAGCGCTATCAACAACCGGAGATTATCGCTGCACTGGGAGACTTTCTCGACGTAGGAGACTTTCACGATTTCCCGGCGAAAATTCAGCCTTTGCCTGAATTTTATCAATTTGCACTGTGGCGCAGACCACAGCTCAAAAGCTCGGGTCTGCCGTTGCCGGATGACGCCATGCGTTACCTCGGCGATATGCTGAATTTCCCACGCGAAGTGAAACTTTACGCCGGACTGAATACCGTAAAAAGCATCTGTACTCCGACATCTCTGGCTAACTTTGCCTGGGATCTTTTTAACGCCTGGATTGAAGCCGGAGGCCCCTCAAAAACAAACTGGGGTTTCACGACATTAGCCTTTTTCGGTAATGACGATACCGCGCGAGCGCTGACGCCACTCATCCGCGCTTGGCCAGGTGAATCGCAGCATCAACGCGCAGCGCTTGGGCTGGATATTCTGGCGGAAATCGGCAGCGATATCGCCCTGATGTTACTCAACGGCATTGCGCAAAAAATCAAATTTGCGGCGCTGCAGGAGAATGCACAGAACAAAATCCAGCAAATTGCCGAAAGCCGCGGGCTGACTATTGCCGAGATGGAAGACCGCCTCGCCCCGGATTTAGCTCTGGATGACAGCGGTTCCCTGACCCTCGACTTCGGCCCGCGCCGTTTTACCGTCAGCTTCGATGAAGCCCTTAAACCCTTTGTGCGCGATGAAAGCCACAGCCGCCTGAAAGACCTGCCGAAGCCCAACAAAAGTGATGACGAAACGCTGGCGGCCGCAGCGGTCAACCGCTATAAATCGCTGAAAAAGGACGCCCGCACCGTCGCCGCCCAGCAGATCATGCGCCTGGAATCCGCCATGTGCCTGCGCCGCCGCTGGACGCCGGAGCAGTTCCGCCAGTTCCTCGTCGAGCATCCGCTGGTGCGCCACATCACCCGCCGCCTGGTATGGGGCGTCTATAGCGAAGAAAACACCCTGCTTACCTGCTTTCGCGTAGCCGAAGACAACAGCTACAGCGATGCCGAGGATAATCCGTTCAGCCTGCCGGAAGGGCAAATCGGTATTCCGCACGTACTGGAGATGGCTCCGGAAGACACCGCCTCCTTCGGCCAGCTGTTTGCCGACTACGAACTGCTACCGCCGTTCCGCCAGCTTGACCGCAACCACTACAGCCTGACGGAAAGCGAATGCGACGCCATGGAGCTGAATCGGTGGAACGGGCGACAATGCCAGGCAGGCCGCATCGTCGGGCTGGAGCGCAAAGGCTGGCAACGAATAGAAGAAAGCGGCAGTACCAGTGGAATGTATAAACCATCAACCTGCGGTGACATAGTGCTGGTCACGGAACCTTTTTCGCTGCTATATGGTGAAACCGGGTACGACGAACTCATCCCGCTCGATATGGTCAAAATCGTCGCTGAAGATGATATTTACTTCGGAAAACCAGCGTTTGCTTTCTCCACCCTCGACGCTATTGCCGCCAGCGAACTCATCAACGATATCGAATCGCTATTCGATTAA